Proteins from a genomic interval of Rubinisphaera italica:
- a CDS encoding carboxypeptidase-like regulatory domain-containing protein, protein MNQQTEGLSKLHKQLWRKPQPSESVARSTLYSRRLILLIVTTLLFVALLMSLTEVFRQPRTHLFIFEDQIPDYSQLESVLAVKPLAYPANPDSLFRELKPAPADAGEESEKTPPPRCETQSVNRLSDLIPTIERKRQKNGIHSRDVVLIYLRAQGISDSDDAVLLVHTGNPKSPLKRFSVSDLLEELSFETRATLVLIDYGTLETDLASGILVNQFNSSLQQALNDQKQDNLWVIASHDLFEKSYVSDQDQRSIFESVLSQGLSGWADLNQNGWVELQEILSYLEQKVQLRVGEESEQRLQQTVRFLKSHSSRGTEKWNQRIISSGLEKESAEENSSATPEKQPAQAAFISPFLITQYFTTAFQQNPAAEVPQNQNSATLSGDASNTPAEKPKQSHNQKEKTEKAPTAAPEPVDLSKTLKDCWGVYEQLLNSSPASIQNSLSMPVASYAPAAWKDLETLLVSATSLARRPGSANLTELNTLLTEQVLSLKGFDSTQPLPGAVGIARRVDRAFPRQYISWPKPDSLILLTWLAECNHRPLQKPMLQTVQDFNSALNSESSDSMQKWLTLHPELINSYREVELCNQLLTSGIEWPICQKVIQTTQISIRCRFSRYIQSDYSQKLVSQADELLAYANRQISQTTNPEDESQISPSLEKADGLYQQVLKFHEKMAVVQNQLWVQVVDVTSPHFDQVTPVRQEIFLKDGHKSIPELTVLASAYNFLKDVKQANPELLFQQLAQLKNRDALLLGQNAVFQYEYNLETVKSAPPVLVTQANSYLLVPSTEDLNTPMKLEEKFTSSGVELLPEDQLLDISSRPVQSWMPVQSQIQKAYSQARLEIALWGEKTPEFEALTDLFQQVEDHFKPLDDVEMTIPNLQMYQTHTIELSEQFGIAFAAFVRNFYSSPKMKQEEQAQLESNFPQRMRAIFCSLPTNISDHSQSEITNLTYLPQDLRIIAQALRDRLLNSVEISFAQYPQIKSEADQIRPVVFGQPVWSYRVVDGLPVEIKQTAPIDLQTSPSSEFELKIVSSRDQVQSLWLTAEYDSSEFLLETVGTDSRKNVPLMPFAEADHSKTIAQIADYRPLSRYLDEVKTSQTPIVLQPRGTQTFTFRMTRTQTQAKSCQCVFNVMTNNRIIRYPVWINCGQTSPVQLTWSSPQAIAIPIEAGWSLKMLPNSTTDVELSASNSSNTPQKVALSIVGLDRLPGNLPPVAVDASLTKQIEQQWGTTQEISAAVVHEIPAQTTDFPLFVRPAAGSPPAPPSEQKPVAPVLIAILNNTEKNLMSYVPIQTEILHPQEYVEPEINFDTISKSLTINLNRINSGFPISPTIRVEAELVAAGDESNAIHFPITLPSELEQIPFETSFSETNASPLSINLTVDGYPRAFRYELPLNQSIRNLARSTQSEIQILSPGAGTAFSSQTNQLLGKLQADLGYTSTSENQTYIEFGIDINQDRVLYQEPSVKLGQDRLPLLSYVITGTSLQLINVVQDLSIEVPLDNLTNQRVNLLGQVLTGQGEVWSQPVEIILDGQPPVISEVTPVSAAVVGVPLSVEVTATDGNFSGVEKVSLVLDVSQKGEITPDAALVEAQINENGQWIAQVPTADAKPESYLLLAQATDRAGNVSRTARTVVKFLSAEEMKAQEEAPDKTVRGQIIYGKDPVDEAMITLKDATGANAGEAKSDENGRFIIKNLKPGAYELSVRAVERGKIRTLTQSIELTPATPEANLVLKLE, encoded by the coding sequence ATGAACCAGCAAACTGAGGGCTTGTCGAAGTTGCACAAGCAATTGTGGAGAAAACCTCAACCTTCAGAATCGGTCGCTCGCAGTACACTCTATTCCCGTCGGCTGATATTGCTCATTGTCACCACGCTGTTGTTTGTGGCATTGCTGATGAGTCTGACAGAAGTCTTCAGACAACCTCGGACGCATCTGTTTATCTTTGAAGACCAGATTCCTGACTATTCACAACTCGAAAGTGTGCTTGCGGTTAAACCGCTGGCTTACCCTGCCAATCCGGATTCGCTGTTTCGTGAATTGAAACCAGCACCTGCAGATGCCGGTGAGGAGTCAGAGAAAACTCCGCCGCCGCGTTGTGAAACCCAATCGGTTAATCGCCTCAGCGACCTCATCCCCACAATTGAACGCAAACGGCAAAAAAATGGAATTCATTCCCGCGACGTCGTCCTGATCTACCTCAGAGCTCAAGGGATCTCAGATAGTGATGATGCCGTTTTGTTAGTTCATACGGGGAATCCGAAATCACCTCTGAAACGATTCAGCGTGAGCGATTTACTGGAAGAGCTCTCGTTTGAAACTCGGGCGACTCTGGTCCTGATCGATTACGGTACGCTAGAGACCGATCTGGCAAGTGGAATCTTAGTCAATCAGTTTAACAGTTCCCTCCAACAAGCCCTCAATGATCAGAAACAAGACAACCTGTGGGTGATCGCTTCGCATGATCTTTTTGAGAAGTCGTATGTTTCCGATCAGGATCAGCGATCAATATTTGAAAGCGTACTTTCACAGGGGCTCTCCGGTTGGGCCGACTTGAATCAGAATGGCTGGGTCGAATTGCAGGAGATCCTCAGTTATCTGGAGCAGAAGGTACAACTTCGTGTCGGCGAAGAATCGGAACAGCGCCTGCAGCAAACAGTTCGATTCCTGAAAAGTCACTCTTCTCGTGGCACCGAAAAATGGAATCAACGAATTATTTCCTCCGGCTTGGAGAAAGAGTCGGCTGAGGAAAACAGTTCCGCAACACCAGAAAAGCAGCCAGCCCAGGCTGCTTTTATTTCTCCATTTCTAATCACTCAGTATTTCACAACCGCATTCCAGCAGAACCCAGCTGCGGAAGTTCCACAAAATCAGAATTCGGCAACTCTATCGGGAGATGCCTCAAATACCCCAGCTGAAAAACCCAAGCAATCACACAATCAAAAAGAGAAAACGGAAAAGGCCCCGACTGCAGCTCCTGAACCGGTAGATCTCAGTAAGACACTCAAAGACTGCTGGGGGGTATACGAACAATTACTCAATTCCTCACCGGCATCGATCCAAAACTCATTATCGATGCCGGTCGCCAGTTATGCTCCGGCGGCATGGAAAGATTTAGAAACCCTGCTCGTCTCTGCAACTTCACTTGCCCGACGCCCCGGCTCTGCCAATCTGACGGAATTGAACACATTATTGACGGAACAAGTTTTGTCATTGAAGGGATTTGATTCGACTCAGCCGCTTCCGGGAGCAGTCGGAATAGCCAGAAGAGTTGATCGTGCATTTCCTCGTCAATATATCAGCTGGCCAAAGCCCGATTCCTTGATTTTGCTCACCTGGTTGGCGGAATGTAATCATCGTCCCCTTCAAAAGCCGATGCTGCAAACCGTTCAAGATTTTAATTCGGCTCTCAATTCTGAGTCTTCTGATTCAATGCAGAAATGGCTGACGCTACATCCTGAATTGATCAACTCTTATCGCGAAGTTGAGCTTTGTAACCAACTGTTGACATCTGGAATTGAATGGCCGATCTGTCAAAAAGTCATTCAAACAACACAAATCAGTATTCGATGTCGATTCTCCCGCTATATTCAAAGTGACTATTCTCAAAAACTGGTCTCACAAGCCGATGAGTTACTCGCTTATGCAAATCGACAAATCAGTCAGACCACGAATCCGGAAGACGAATCTCAGATTTCACCATCGCTGGAAAAAGCGGACGGTTTGTATCAGCAGGTGCTGAAGTTTCATGAGAAAATGGCCGTCGTCCAAAATCAATTGTGGGTTCAAGTTGTAGACGTGACCTCGCCCCACTTTGATCAAGTCACTCCTGTTCGACAAGAAATTTTTCTGAAAGACGGTCACAAATCAATCCCGGAATTGACCGTGCTTGCCAGTGCCTACAACTTTCTTAAAGATGTGAAACAGGCAAATCCGGAATTGCTCTTTCAACAACTTGCTCAATTGAAGAATCGAGATGCGTTATTGTTGGGGCAGAATGCTGTATTTCAATATGAATACAACTTAGAAACCGTTAAGAGTGCCCCCCCAGTACTGGTCACTCAGGCCAACTCCTATTTACTGGTGCCTTCCACTGAAGATTTAAATACCCCAATGAAACTGGAAGAGAAATTCACTTCCTCGGGCGTGGAATTACTGCCTGAGGACCAATTGCTCGATATCTCATCACGACCCGTGCAATCCTGGATGCCAGTACAATCCCAAATTCAGAAAGCCTATTCACAGGCTCGTCTTGAGATTGCTTTATGGGGAGAAAAGACCCCTGAGTTTGAGGCTCTTACGGATCTCTTTCAGCAAGTCGAAGATCATTTCAAACCGCTCGACGATGTCGAAATGACAATTCCGAATCTACAGATGTATCAAACCCATACGATTGAATTGAGTGAACAGTTTGGAATAGCCTTCGCTGCATTTGTGAGGAATTTCTATAGCTCGCCAAAGATGAAGCAAGAAGAACAAGCACAACTCGAAAGTAATTTTCCCCAAAGAATGCGTGCGATATTCTGTTCCTTGCCCACGAATATTTCTGACCATTCGCAATCAGAAATTACGAATCTTACCTATTTGCCACAGGATTTAAGAATCATAGCGCAAGCTTTACGCGACCGCCTGCTGAATTCCGTGGAGATCTCCTTCGCACAATATCCACAGATAAAAAGCGAAGCCGATCAGATCCGCCCTGTCGTTTTCGGTCAGCCAGTCTGGTCCTATCGCGTAGTCGATGGCTTGCCGGTAGAGATTAAACAAACAGCACCGATCGATCTGCAAACGAGTCCTTCGAGTGAATTTGAATTGAAGATTGTCTCCAGCCGGGATCAGGTGCAAAGTCTCTGGCTGACAGCAGAATATGATAGCAGTGAATTTTTACTGGAAACGGTTGGAACAGACAGCCGTAAAAATGTTCCGTTGATGCCGTTTGCCGAAGCGGATCACTCGAAAACAATTGCCCAGATTGCGGATTATCGTCCTCTTTCGAGATATCTCGACGAAGTCAAAACGTCACAAACACCAATTGTATTGCAACCACGTGGAACGCAAACATTCACTTTTCGCATGACCCGAACTCAAACTCAGGCGAAATCGTGTCAGTGTGTATTTAATGTCATGACTAACAATCGCATCATTCGCTATCCGGTTTGGATCAACTGCGGACAAACCAGTCCGGTCCAATTGACCTGGAGCTCTCCCCAGGCAATTGCGATTCCAATCGAAGCCGGATGGAGTCTTAAGATGTTGCCCAACTCCACGACGGACGTTGAATTGTCTGCAAGTAACTCCAGCAACACTCCGCAGAAAGTCGCATTGTCAATTGTTGGACTGGATCGCTTGCCCGGGAATCTTCCACCAGTTGCTGTGGACGCAAGTCTGACCAAACAGATCGAACAACAGTGGGGGACAACCCAAGAGATCTCAGCAGCAGTGGTCCATGAGATCCCGGCTCAGACCACTGATTTTCCACTGTTCGTCAGACCTGCTGCCGGCAGCCCCCCAGCTCCACCATCCGAACAGAAACCTGTCGCTCCGGTCCTGATTGCGATTCTCAATAACACTGAGAAGAACCTGATGAGCTATGTTCCGATACAAACTGAAATTCTGCATCCACAGGAATATGTGGAGCCTGAAATAAATTTTGACACCATTTCCAAGTCACTGACGATCAACCTGAATCGCATTAACTCTGGCTTTCCCATCTCTCCGACAATTCGAGTTGAAGCGGAATTGGTAGCCGCAGGTGATGAGAGTAACGCAATTCATTTTCCGATCACTCTCCCTTCGGAGCTGGAGCAAATTCCATTTGAAACATCTTTTTCAGAAACCAATGCTTCTCCATTATCCATCAACCTCACAGTCGATGGTTATCCACGGGCGTTCCGCTATGAACTTCCACTCAACCAGTCCATCCGGAACTTAGCTCGATCGACGCAATCAGAAATTCAAATTCTCTCACCCGGAGCAGGAACCGCTTTTTCCAGTCAGACGAATCAATTACTCGGTAAACTCCAAGCCGATTTGGGTTACACGAGCACTTCAGAGAATCAGACTTACATTGAATTCGGAATCGATATCAACCAGGATCGCGTTCTGTATCAGGAGCCCTCTGTTAAACTGGGTCAGGATCGGCTTCCGCTACTCTCTTATGTGATAACCGGAACAAGTCTTCAACTGATCAATGTTGTCCAGGATCTATCGATTGAAGTCCCACTGGACAATCTGACAAATCAGCGCGTGAATTTATTAGGACAGGTTCTCACCGGCCAGGGAGAAGTCTGGAGTCAACCAGTCGAAATCATCCTCGATGGTCAACCCCCAGTGATTTCTGAAGTCACACCCGTCTCCGCAGCTGTTGTCGGTGTTCCACTTTCAGTCGAGGTGACCGCAACAGATGGAAATTTTAGTGGTGTGGAGAAAGTTTCGCTGGTACTGGATGTCTCCCAGAAAGGAGAAATCACGCCAGATGCCGCTTTAGTTGAGGCGCAAATAAATGAAAACGGGCAGTGGATTGCTCAGGTTCCCACGGCTGATGCGAAACCGGAAAGCTATCTCCTGCTCGCTCAGGCGACCGATCGCGCAGGCAATGTCAGTCGGACTGCTCGAACAGTTGTGAAATTTCTCTCTGCCGAAGAAATGAAAGCACAGGAAGAGGCTCCCGATAAAACTGTTCGGGGGCAAATTATTTATGGCAAAGACCCTGTCGATGAAGCGATGATCACTCTTAAAGATGCCACGGGGGCCAATGCTGGCGAAGCGAAATCTGATGAAAATGGACGTTTTATCATCAAAAATCTAAAACCTGGCGCGTATGAACTCTCTGTCCGAGCTGTCGAACGGGGAAAAATTCGAACACTGACACAGTCCATCGAATTAACTCCCGCAACTCCCGAAGCGAATCTTGTGTTGAAACTGGAATAG